DNA sequence from the Sediminibacillus dalangtanensis genome:
GCAGGTTGGGTTATAGCAGTCTCTTGCTTAAAGGCATTCTCTGGAGCGGTGATTACCCTCATTTTCGTCCTTTCCAGCATGCGGGTGTACATTTGCCGGATTGATTCACTTAATTCTTCTTTATACGGAAGCAGTTCTTCCGAAGGCGTAAACCCTCTTGCGGTGGATTGGTAAAATTTTTGAACGATTCCGTTTTTTTCTTCTGTTTTCACAATCTCGACTAGTCCATTTTTGGCTAACTCCTGCAGGTGATAATGAATCTTTGCCCTGGAGAGGTTGAATTGGGCGGCTAATTGCTGCCCGGTGTATGGCTGTTCCATCAGCCGCATCACTAGCTGACTCCGGAAAGGATCGCTCAAAGATTTTAACTGTTCATAAGTCTCTAACACCATTAATTGTTTCATCCCAAGTCACCCCTTTGTTAAAATTACACGGTAAAATTTATTTAACCGTATACTAACATGTTCATAGGTTACACACAAGGTAATTTGGAGAAATTTTCACAAGGCTAGTTAGATGCATTTTTCACAAAATAATGCTATGATGTCTTTAATTAAATACGAAATTCCTTTGGGGCAGGGTGTAAATCCCGACCGGCGGTGATGGACAAGTTCATGTCCTCAGTCCGTGACCCGTTTGCGTACGCAGCGGTGGATTTGGTGAAATTCCAAAGCCGACAGTTAAAGTCTGGATGGGAAAAGGAAGCGAAACAGCACAGTAGTGACGTTTTATTCAGGATACGGAAAAAGCCGCGGGCATAAGCATGCCTTCTGCATTCTTTGCCGTATTCCCGAAGAAGATCGTCCCTGCTTAACTTTACCGATTTTTAAAAGCCCCGGCATCTACCGGGGCTTTTTTACGTTCAAAATGAGAAATGGAAACTCTTTGCTCCAGGGAATGAGAGGATGAAGGATTTGGCATCAAAAGAAACCTATATGGATACAGCGTTGGCATTGGCAGAAGTGACCATTGGACAAACGAGTCCGAACCCTTCTGTCGGTGCGGTCGTCGTGAAAGACGGCAACGTGATCGGCATGGGCAGCCACTTGCAGGCAGGGAGTGCACATGCAGAAGTGCATGCGTTGAGACAAGCGGGAGAAGCGGCGGCAGATGCAGTGATGTATGTCACCTTGGAACCGTGCTCCCATCATGGCAAAACTCCGCCATGTGCCGATTTAATTGTGGAACATCAATTAGCGAAAGTCTACATTGCGTGTTTGGATCCCAATCCCGAAGTGGCGGGCCGTGGTGTGGAAAGGTTGCGTCAGGCAGGAATCGAGGTCGAAGTGGGCTTGAGACAGGAAAAGGCGGTGGAGCTCAATCGCCGGTTTTTTAAACAAATCAGAGAAAAGTCACCTTTCGTTACATTGAAAGCGGCCATGACTTTGGACGGCAAAACGGCAGCCAGTACTGGTGACAGCCGCTGGGTCACGTCGGCAGCGGCAAGAGAGGATGTTCATCGGCAGCGTGACCTTCATGACGCTGTTCTGGTCGGTATTGGAACAGTAATGGCAGATGACCCGCGCCTGACTGTCAGGCTTCCGGAAGGCGGCAAACAGCCGATCCGTATTGTGCTGGACAGCGATTTGCGCATTCCTGCTGGCAGCCACCTGCTGACTAGTCCCGAAGCGCCAACGTGGTTGATTTGTGGCTCCTCAGCCGACACGGAGCAATCCAAGCTGATAAAACCGCATGTGAAAGTATTCCAGCTCGGCACAAAGAAAGTAGAACTGGACTCCGTGTTGAAACTGCTGGGAGATGAGGGTGTTCAGTCTGTCTATGTAGAAGGCGGAAGTGCCGTTCATGGCTCTTTTATCGAAACAGGATTGTTTGATGAGTGTCATTGGTATATTGCTCCGCTCCTTCTTGGTGGCAGTGATGCCATTTCAGTGGTGGGTGGTGTCTCGCCGGAACGGATGGGACAAGCAAAACAGCTGGACATTAAATCGGTCGAAAAAATCGGCGGCGACCTCAAAGTCATTGCCATACCAAAAAAGGAGGCGGAGTGATTGTTTACTGGTATTGTCGAAGAAAAGGGAAAAGTAACATCCATTCATCGCAAGCAGGAGTCGTTGACGATGAACATAGCGGCTGAAACGGTGACAAGCGATGTGAGAATAGGCGACAGTATTTCGGTGAATGGTGTCTGTCTGACCGTCACGTCTTTTCAAGAGACTGACTTTACGGTGGACATCATTCCCGAAACATTCCGTACCTCCTCGCTGTCCGATGTCGCTCCTGGAACTTACGTTAATTTGGAACGGGCCATGCGTGCTCAGGATCGATTCGGGGGGCATTTTGTCTCCGGGCATGTAGACGCGGTAGGTATCATCACCCATAAATGGAAAGAAGCAAATGCAGTTTATATAACCATCGAAGTCTCCTCAGAGGGGATACCATATCTTTCGGAAAAGGGGTCAGTCGCAGTGGACGGCACTTCCTTGACCGTGTTTGCCGTCCATCCATCGGCTTTTACGATCTCGTTGATTCCCGAAACGCAGCGGGCAACCATTCTCGCTGAAAAGCAGACAGGAGAAACCGTCAACCTGGAATATGACGTGCTGGCAAAATACATCGATCGTCTCCTGGCGGCAAAATATCAATCTTCTGCAGAAGGAACGGCCGGGAAAGTAACCGCGGAAAAACTACAGCAATTTGGCTTTTTAGATTAGGAGGACTAGTTATGTTCCAAACGATAGACGAGGCATTACAAGACTTGCGGGCAGGAAAAATGGTCATTGTCGTTGACGATGAAAACCGGGAAAACGAAGGGGATTTGGTTATGCTTGCAGAGCATGCCACTCCTGAATCGATCAACTTCATGGCCAAGGAAGGCAGGGGGCTCATCTGTGCCCCGATGGACAAAGAGCTGGCCGATAAATTGCGTCTGCCGGCTATGGTGGAAGAAAACAGCGACACCTATGGAACGGCGTTTACCATCAGTATCGACCACGAGGAAACCGACACAGGAATCAGTGCTTACGACCGGGCACTGACCATCCAAAAATTGATTGAGGAGAAGACAGAAGCGGCTGCTTTTAAACGGCCGGGTCACGTGTTCCCGTTGGTCGCCAAACAGGCCGGTGTTCTCGAGCGTACGGGTCATACGGAGGCTGCAGTCGACCTGGCGAAACTTGCAGGTTCTAAGCCCGCAGGCGTGATCTGTGAAATCATGAACGGGGATGGCACCATGGCGAGGCTGCCGGAGTTGGAGAAAATGGCAGAACGGTTTGACTTATCGCTGATCACCATTCAAGACTTAGTTGCCTACCGTAAAGTGAATGATATCTTGATCAATAAAGAAATAACGATCAAGCTGCCGACAGCCTATGGGGAATTTAATCTCACTGCTTACACGGAAAAATTCACAGGCAAGGAGCACCTCGCCCTTTTCAAGGGTGAGATAAGTCCAGAGAAACCTGTCCTCGTGCGGATTCACTCAGAATGTTTGACGGGAGATGTTTTTGGTTCCCATCGCTGTGATTGCGGACCACAGCTCGAGCAGGCTCTGCAAGAGATCGAGGCAGCTGGAACTGGCGTGCTGATATACATGCGTCAGGAAGGTAGAGGAATTGGCTTGCTGAATAAACTGAAGGCTTACAAGCTGCAGGAGCAAGGTTTTGACACTGTCGAAGCAAACCACCAGCTGGGTTTTCCAGCAGACTTACGAGACTATGCAGTTAGTGCCCAAATGTTAAAGGACCTTGGCGTCCGGAAGCTGCAGCTATTGACCAATAACCCGCGGAAAATTTCCGGGTTGAGCGATTATGGGTTGGAAGTGACGGAAAGAAAAGCAATCCAAATACCGGCAAACAAAAACAATGAAAGATACTTGCAAACGAAAAAAGCAAAGCTTGACCATTTATTTGATTTTCCCAGCAGCAACTGATTTCAAGGAGGATAATAAAATGACAAATGTTTATGA
Encoded proteins:
- the ribD gene encoding bifunctional diaminohydroxyphosphoribosylaminopyrimidine deaminase/5-amino-6-(5-phosphoribosylamino)uracil reductase RibD, whose amino-acid sequence is MASKETYMDTALALAEVTIGQTSPNPSVGAVVVKDGNVIGMGSHLQAGSAHAEVHALRQAGEAAADAVMYVTLEPCSHHGKTPPCADLIVEHQLAKVYIACLDPNPEVAGRGVERLRQAGIEVEVGLRQEKAVELNRRFFKQIREKSPFVTLKAAMTLDGKTAASTGDSRWVTSAAAREDVHRQRDLHDAVLVGIGTVMADDPRLTVRLPEGGKQPIRIVLDSDLRIPAGSHLLTSPEAPTWLICGSSADTEQSKLIKPHVKVFQLGTKKVELDSVLKLLGDEGVQSVYVEGGSAVHGSFIETGLFDECHWYIAPLLLGGSDAISVVGGVSPERMGQAKQLDIKSVEKIGGDLKVIAIPKKEAE
- a CDS encoding ArsR/SmtB family transcription factor, encoding MKQLMVLETYEQLKSLSDPFRSQLVMRLMEQPYTGQQLAAQFNLSRAKIHYHLQELAKNGLVEIVKTEEKNGIVQKFYQSTARGFTPSEELLPYKEELSESIRQMYTRMLERTKMRVITAPENAFKQETAITQPAEWSHLGSTWEISATEEDFKQWIKKFFDLIDELRALSAETENHPDQKLYSITAFGFEIDESLFQKREIKNQSKKESE
- a CDS encoding bifunctional 3,4-dihydroxy-2-butanone-4-phosphate synthase/GTP cyclohydrolase II codes for the protein MFQTIDEALQDLRAGKMVIVVDDENRENEGDLVMLAEHATPESINFMAKEGRGLICAPMDKELADKLRLPAMVEENSDTYGTAFTISIDHEETDTGISAYDRALTIQKLIEEKTEAAAFKRPGHVFPLVAKQAGVLERTGHTEAAVDLAKLAGSKPAGVICEIMNGDGTMARLPELEKMAERFDLSLITIQDLVAYRKVNDILINKEITIKLPTAYGEFNLTAYTEKFTGKEHLALFKGEISPEKPVLVRIHSECLTGDVFGSHRCDCGPQLEQALQEIEAAGTGVLIYMRQEGRGIGLLNKLKAYKLQEQGFDTVEANHQLGFPADLRDYAVSAQMLKDLGVRKLQLLTNNPRKISGLSDYGLEVTERKAIQIPANKNNERYLQTKKAKLDHLFDFPSSN
- the ribE gene encoding riboflavin synthase; its protein translation is MFTGIVEEKGKVTSIHRKQESLTMNIAAETVTSDVRIGDSISVNGVCLTVTSFQETDFTVDIIPETFRTSSLSDVAPGTYVNLERAMRAQDRFGGHFVSGHVDAVGIITHKWKEANAVYITIEVSSEGIPYLSEKGSVAVDGTSLTVFAVHPSAFTISLIPETQRATILAEKQTGETVNLEYDVLAKYIDRLLAAKYQSSAEGTAGKVTAEKLQQFGFLD